Proteins from a genomic interval of Gossypium hirsutum isolate 1008001.06 chromosome A09, Gossypium_hirsutum_v2.1, whole genome shotgun sequence:
- the LOC107888714 gene encoding pectate lyase: MGSSTFSYIFHILFISLLVPNLASSPPVQDPEFVVDEVHKSINASRRNLGYLSCGTGNPIDDCWRCDPNWEKNRQRLADCAIGFGKHAMGGKNGRIYVITDAGDDDPVNPRPGTLRHAVIQDESLWIIFKRDMVITLKQELLMNSFKTIDGRGASVHISGGPCITIHYVSNIIIHGIHIHDCKPGGSTIIRDSPHHAGHWTPSDGDGVSIFGSKNIWVDHCSLSNCHDGLIDVIHGSTAVTISNNYMTHHDKVMLLGHSDSYMQDKNMQVTVAFNHFGEGLIQRMPRCRLGYFHVVNNDYTHWEMYAIGGSANPTINSQGNRFLAPNDRSKKEVTKHENAPESEWKRWNWRSEGDLMLNGAFFRQTGASGASSTFARASSLSARPSSLVGTMTMTAGALKCRRGSHC; this comes from the exons ATGGGATCGTCAACATTTTCATATATCTTTCACATTCTCTTCATTTCCCTCCTTGTTCCAAATCTAGCTTCTTCCCCGCCAGTTCAAGATCCTGAATTTGTTGTTGATGAAGTTCACAA GAGTATCAATGCTTCGAGGAGGAACTTGGGTTACTTGTCATGTGGAACAGGAAACCCCATTGATGATTGTTGGAGGTGTGATCCGAACTGGGAGAAGAACCGGCAAAGGTTAGCCGATTGCGCGATTGGGTTCGGGAAGCATGCCATGGGAGGCAAAAATGGTCGAATCTATGTTATTACGGATGCCGGCGATGACGACCCGGTGAACCCTAGGCCGGGTACTTTAAGGCATGCTGTGATTCAAGACGAGTCATTGTGGATTATTTTCAAGAGAGATATGGTGATTACGTTGAAACAAGAATTGTTGATGAACTCTTTCAAGACAATAGACGGTCGAGGTGCGAGCGTTCACATATCGGGTGGACCATGCATCACCATCCATTATGTGTCGAACATCATCATCCATGGCATCCACATACATGATTGTAAACCCGGGGGTAGTACAATTATAAGAGACTCTCCCCATCATGCAGGGCATTGGACTCCATCGGACGGTGATGGTGTCTCCATCTTTGGCAGCAAGAATATATGGGTTGACCATTGTTCATTGTCGAATTGTCATGATGGACTCATCGATGTCATCCATGGATCCACCGCCGTGACTATATCAAACAACTACATGACCCATCATGATAAAGTCATGCTTTTGGGCCACAGTGATTCCTATATGCAAGATAAAAACATGCAAGTCACTGTTGCCTTTAACCATTTCGGGGAAGGTCTAATTCAAAGAATGCCAAGGTGTAGACTTGGATATTTCCATGTGGTGAACAACGATTACACTCATTGGGAAATGTACGCCATTGGTGGCAGTGCAAACCCTACTATCAACAGCCAAGGAAACAGGTTTCTAGCACCCAATGATAGATCAAAGAAGGAG GTGACCAAGCATGAGAATGCACCAGAGAGTGAATGGAAACGCTGGAACTGGAGATCCGAAGGAGACTTGATGTTGAATGGAGCCTTTTTCAGGCAAACCGGTGCTTCTGGTGCATCTTCAACCTTTGCTAGGGCTTCGAGCCTTAGTGCTAGACCATCTTCTCTTGTGGGTACAATGACAATGACTGCTGGTGCACTCAAATGTAGAAGGGGTTCCCACTGCTAG